TTATACAATTCATTAATTTAGCCTGCAATTGGTTTTAGAAAATGTGGATAAAATGTACTTTCTTAGCTCCATGTATTGaaggtagactcagcaatatCATCATAGCAGGGCGACTGTTTGcagacatcatcaacaacaacataattCACATACGTGCCATTGCCAAGATTTCCAGACAGTTATTGTGCCCTACCTTGAGGCATACCCTATACACACATCACCAGATAAATCATGTTGGATGACTTTCAAACCATGGGTGTATTCAGAGTGTGCCATGTTGTAAAAAAGTATTTCCATAATTTACGAATGAATATCCAGTGGTGGTGTGAAAAGCCTTATCTGTAATTGTGCTGCTCACATATGTGATATCTCATTAGAGTCCTTTGGGTCATATTCTTATGTTACAGAATCAATTGATGCCATCCTTTCAAACACAGAGAATACAGAGTCATTCCTGAAACGCAGGAAAGTTCAACGTGACTTCATATTCAAATACCTGACGGAGGACGAGGGGGTTGTGATACCCAAAAACAGCAACAAAGACCAGCTAGTGAAGAAGGCCCTTGACGTCTGGACTATTGAGAAGGTATTTTTGGAGCAGACACATTTGGACACTTAGGGAACTAAGAGGTAAGGTAAATACACCTCTTTCCATTGTCTCTATTATCTTCAGGTGAGTCCACAAGCGTATGAAGATGTCTCCTTCAGTGCTTTAACAAGAGCAGCAGGTTCTCAGATAGGAATGAGGTTTCCAACAGCACATGTCCCCCCTCAACCTGTCTACTCTAAGCCGCACTACACATCCCAGGTAATAATAATATCAATCCTAATTCTGTGGCATGAAGGCATGCAgtgtaaaaaatattttgtatTGTAGCGAACAAAGACATTTCACCTCAGTTCTTAGAAATGCCAAGCTTTGGCCAGAACATTTATTCCATTTTTTAAGAGAAATGTTCTTGTCTGTAGATGTTGGACCTTCAAAGCCCAGCAGATGAGACCAATCCAGGACCAGCTGTGACTATTGTGAGACAAATTGAGACTAGTTTGAGACCAATTGGTCTGAGAACAAGTGagagtgtctctgtttcctctgaGGCGACATATAGTGCTGGCTTTGACCACCTGGCCTTGGCCAGACAGTTTTGTCAGTGGTTCTTCCAGCTTCTCAACAGTCTGAACCCCTCCCTGGGTCAGCCTCCTCAGGAGTGGGGACCACAACACTTCTGGGAGGATGTGAGGCTACGTCTTCTCTCCAGCGCCGGAGAGCAGTATACAGAAGAGTACGAAGGAGCAGCAATGACCAGCC
Above is a genomic segment from Oncorhynchus nerka isolate Pitt River linkage group LG1, Oner_Uvic_2.0, whole genome shotgun sequence containing:
- the LOC115128978 gene encoding uncharacterized protein C3orf38-like, whose protein sequence is MSKLNYKERYGCRRLLEMMTNDDISSLRFTITNKKKDLFESTSESIDAILSNTENTESFLKRRKVQRDFIFKYLTEDEGVVIPKNSNKDQLVKKALDVWTIEKVSPQAYEDVSFSALTRAAGSQIGMRFPTAHVPPQPVYSKPHYTSQMLDLQSPADETNPGPAVTIVRQIETSLRPIGLRTSESVSVSSEATYSAGFDHLALARQFCQWFFQLLNSLNPSLGQPPQEWGPQHFWEDVRLRLLSSAGEQYTEEYEGAAMTSLRLLALARDERLLLSPNLEPGGLKALSSAHGLVLVAVAGTIHRDRECVGIYEQAFGLIRSPLDQNKWKIKFMVLKVRGQEALRVGENLLSPILTWDSNDLQLLCR